In the Argonema galeatum A003/A1 genome, one interval contains:
- a CDS encoding site-specific DNA-methyltransferase — protein MVRQLSLFPESCVDEVFETNVKRHRYELQEIDIGDITFASGQNESIHRWYRLTPSFSPSLVRYFFNYFEVGDNSLVLDPFSGRGTTVIECQKRGIPAIGLEINPLLQRVGEYSLIWRQDSLGLMNDFTETLKGELSAFAGKNVEETASAFDTTIPNIHNVFRWWKPDVLRNLIVARQIALRSEFYSVREYLWLAVNNASLDCANIHRNHPTITFDDQHNRSINVFDTIYLRVSEIAADICSLSVAQLNNNSLGRIELWNSCCSLANNHPCYQNVTTVITSPPYPNRYSYVHQTRPQLHFMEVIRERNEATEIDLNTIGGTWGKATSNLMKSLIVPNDDILELLDYFPLLRERNILMCNYATKYFLDLHEHIQRLRQFVYKDFSGAYIVGNSRLSGVEIFTEVILARLFEMNGFKVEKIIVFRKRGGRKRLYETAVIVKV, from the coding sequence ATGGTAAGACAACTTAGCTTATTTCCAGAGTCGTGCGTTGACGAAGTTTTTGAGACAAATGTGAAGCGCCATCGATATGAACTCCAAGAAATCGATATCGGCGACATCACGTTTGCTTCCGGGCAGAACGAAAGCATCCATAGATGGTATAGATTGACGCCTAGTTTTTCGCCATCCCTTGTGCGTTACTTTTTCAACTATTTTGAGGTAGGAGATAACTCGCTTGTGCTAGATCCTTTTAGCGGACGAGGTACAACAGTTATTGAATGTCAAAAACGCGGTATCCCAGCAATAGGGTTAGAGATTAACCCACTACTTCAGCGCGTTGGAGAATATTCGCTCATCTGGCGACAGGATAGCTTGGGGCTAATGAATGATTTTACCGAAACATTAAAGGGAGAACTATCAGCTTTTGCAGGAAAAAATGTTGAGGAGACAGCCTCCGCTTTTGACACCACAATACCTAACATTCACAATGTTTTCCGATGGTGGAAACCAGATGTTTTAAGAAACCTGATTGTGGCTCGTCAAATTGCCTTAAGATCTGAATTTTACTCAGTTAGAGAGTACCTCTGGCTTGCGGTCAATAATGCAAGTTTAGACTGTGCGAATATCCATCGAAATCATCCAACAATCACATTCGATGATCAGCATAATCGCTCAATCAATGTGTTCGATACTATTTATTTGCGGGTATCGGAGATTGCAGCTGATATTTGTTCTCTTTCTGTAGCTCAGTTGAATAACAACAGCCTGGGACGAATTGAGTTGTGGAACTCATGCTGTAGCTTAGCTAATAACCATCCATGTTATCAAAACGTCACCACTGTAATTACATCTCCACCTTACCCAAATCGCTACAGTTATGTGCATCAGACACGCCCACAGCTTCACTTTATGGAAGTTATACGAGAACGTAATGAGGCAACGGAGATCGATTTAAACACAATTGGTGGCACCTGGGGCAAAGCGACTTCCAACCTTATGAAGTCCCTCATTGTACCTAATGATGATATCTTGGAACTTTTAGACTACTTCCCCTTACTCCGGGAGCGGAATATTTTGATGTGTAACTATGCGACAAAATATTTTCTAGATTTACACGAACACATACAAAGGTTGCGACAATTTGTATATAAAGACTTTTCAGGTGCTTACATCGTTGGTAATTCACGTCTTTCAGGAGTTGAGATATTCACAGAAGTTATTCTGGCTCGTTTGTTTGAAATGAATGGATTCAAAGTAGAAAAGATTATTGTTTTCCGAAAGCGAGGCGGGCGTAAACGTCTTTATGAAACAGCAGTAATTGTTAAAGTTTAG
- a CDS encoding serine/threonine-protein kinase has product MSYCLNPNCKQPQNPARAKECSSCSSNLLLKDQYRAIRLIGEGTFGRTFLAEDAEQTNVACAIKQFLPLPQIQGNSGAMAKAIQMFEQEAKQLVELGEQYPQIATLGTYFEQDKRLYLVRQYIEGQNLSQELQEQGAFNEHQVRELLYDLLPVLQLVHNRQIIHREIKPTNIIRRNSDRKFVLIDFGLSKQLADTKLIKTSTRFSTQAHIPIEQLRSGKVYPTSDLYSLGIICMQILTGAQLEDLYDPIKGKWIWRDYVRDTGRDITDQMSQILDKMLKDAIEERYQSASEILKDFYDSASRTAIRTPGQARLTPEQQQKTQGWRCVHTLTRHSDTVTCVAFSRDGTILASGSADNSINIWQCETGKQINRFIGHSDTVTCLVFSPDGKTLVSGSADKTIKIWQWDTGKLIDTLTGHSVTVFSVAFSADGQILASGSGDGTIKLWHSVTGKVLNVLTGHSDFVESVAFSRDGTTLASGSWDNTIKIWSLPTGKVLHTLMGHSGSVWSIALSPDAQTLASNSGDNSIKVWHIASGQLLRTLTMNSGSAWSIAFSPDGQTIASDSSDNTVKIWHTASGKLLRTLGGHSDQVRSVAFSPQGRTIASGSDDKTIKIWRYE; this is encoded by the coding sequence ATGAGCTATTGTCTCAATCCCAATTGCAAACAGCCCCAGAACCCAGCTAGGGCAAAAGAGTGTTCGAGTTGCTCCTCAAATCTGCTGCTGAAAGACCAATACCGAGCCATCAGGCTAATCGGTGAAGGAACCTTCGGCAGAACCTTCTTAGCTGAAGATGCAGAACAAACGAACGTTGCTTGCGCGATCAAGCAATTTTTGCCCCTGCCGCAAATTCAAGGGAACTCAGGGGCAATGGCGAAAGCTATCCAAATGTTTGAACAAGAAGCAAAGCAGCTTGTAGAACTAGGAGAGCAATATCCGCAAATTGCGACGCTAGGGACCTACTTTGAGCAAGATAAGCGCTTATATTTGGTGCGGCAATACATTGAAGGCCAGAATTTGTCGCAAGAGTTGCAGGAACAGGGAGCTTTTAACGAGCATCAAGTTCGAGAATTGCTGTACGATTTGTTGCCAGTGCTGCAATTGGTTCACAACCGTCAGATAATTCACCGGGAAATCAAGCCGACAAATATTATTCGCAGAAATAGCGATCGCAAATTCGTCCTCATCGATTTTGGCCTCTCCAAACAGCTCGCAGACACCAAACTGATCAAAACAAGTACTAGATTTAGCACCCAAGCGCATATACCCATCGAACAGCTGCGTAGCGGCAAGGTTTACCCAACCAGCGACCTTTACAGTTTGGGTATTATTTGTATGCAGATCCTGACTGGGGCACAGTTGGAAGACCTTTACGACCCAATCAAAGGTAAGTGGATATGGCGAGACTATGTGCGGGATACAGGTAGGGATATCACCGACCAGATGAGTCAAATTTTAGACAAGATGCTGAAAGATGCGATCGAAGAACGCTATCAATCCGCATCTGAAATCCTCAAAGATTTTTATGACTCCGCATCTAGAACCGCTATCCGAACCCCCGGACAAGCAAGATTAACCCCCGAACAACAACAAAAAACCCAGGGTTGGCGATGCGTCCACACTCTCACCAGACATTCAGACACAGTTACCTGCGTTGCCTTTAGTCGGGATGGCACAATTTTGGCAAGTGGCAGCGCCGACAATAGCATCAACATCTGGCAGTGTGAAACTGGCAAGCAAATTAACAGGTTCATCGGACATTCAGACACAGTTACCTGCCTAGTCTTCAGTCCAGATGGAAAGACTTTAGTCAGTGGTAGTGCCGACAAAACTATCAAGATTTGGCAGTGGGACACTGGCAAGCTAATTGATACCCTCACAGGGCATTCCGTCACAGTTTTTTCCGTTGCCTTTAGTGCGGATGGTCAAATACTTGCCAGCGGTAGCGGTGACGGCACAATTAAGCTGTGGCATTCCGTTACCGGAAAAGTGCTGAATGTTCTCACCGGACATTCAGACTTTGTTGAATCAGTCGCTTTTAGCCGAGACGGTACAACCTTAGCCAGCGGCAGTTGGGACAACACCATCAAAATTTGGAGTCTCCCCACTGGCAAAGTGCTGCATACTCTTATGGGACATTCCGGTTCGGTTTGGTCAATTGCCCTCAGTCCCGATGCTCAAACTCTCGCCAGTAACAGCGGGGACAACAGCATCAAAGTTTGGCATATAGCTAGCGGTCAGCTACTTCGCACCCTGACGATGAATTCAGGTTCAGCTTGGTCAATTGCTTTTAGTCCCGACGGCCAAACTATAGCCAGCGACAGTAGCGACAATACTGTCAAAATTTGGCATACTGCCAGCGGTAAGCTGCTTCGCACTCTGGGCGGACATTCAGACCAAGTTCGTTCAGTTGCCTTTAGCCCCCAAGGTAGGACTATTGCCAGTGGCAGCGATGATAAGACGATTAAGATTTGGCGGTATGAGTGA